Part of the Juglans regia cultivar Chandler chromosome 14, Walnut 2.0, whole genome shotgun sequence genome, tacacttaattaaaatgattagataattttgtttaaatatttaagttgCAAACAAGcataaataatctatatacaatgaaattattttatattcattaaccatatataaaatgtatgacattattaataattatgcatatgaaagagtaaagtctaggttagtaaatagtaattaagttagtaagtagtaactatcaacatcataaatataattataataattttttttaataagttagttatataatccaaattaataattcacttaattttaatttagtaatttaaatatatttttttattaatttatttggaaagaatgaaaaaaataataaaataattagatcgAACCGAACGGACTAGACCAATAGCTACCGATCTAGTCTGGTCGCTATGGATGTTTAGTCTTGTCCGATttggaaaaaatgatagaatcgAAAAATTTCAGTCTATCACCGAACCAAACTAATTTatctctactatttacaaattaacttAGATGATTTAATTTGACCTCAAAATTGAATGCAGCCTTGAAAacgtgaaaattattttttgtcaatttaTATCTTCTTATATCGTAAAATCCcaaaagtgtaaaaaataattgatcaaaaattatgttttaagggaaaaaaaaatttagtagtTTATGAGTCCCAATATCACAATACGAATCTACGATGGTAAACCTTTTCTCCGAATTCCACGTGCCAAGATTAAACGTGCAGCCGAGCCGCACCGGTGCACAACATAGAAAAACTGTTCACTCTTTAGTCATTTAAGCCCTTCCCTACCTGGTTAGCTACCCCTACAGTCTTCCATTGCAATAATCTCTCTTCGAATCAGAAAAATTAGGGTTTACAAGGAAATGGCATTAGCTGCTCGCATCAGATCGGGTCTCCCTCTCCTGAGCAAGGCTCTCCATTCCGCTCCCTTTCCTGTCCCGAGATCCGCGCTTGCTCTCTCCAACTCTGAGGTGATactcaaaaactaaaatataaattaagataaaggCAAatcgattttcttttttctttttttccctttttgagTCTGATCTTCGTTGATGTGTTGTTGTGAATGAATTATATTTGGTTTGACTTAGTTATACGTTGTTTGGTTCCCGAGAAATTgctggaaatttgagaaataaaaaaatgatcatttttcttattttctttttcgctTGTTTATTTTTGGCTATTTTGAATGCTGAAAGGCTCAGccgattaattatttttagtgttttgTTATATGTGTTTGTTTGCGTTGTGGATAGGGTTAGAGTAGTGACTTCAATCTTTCATGGTCGCAATTGAGTTTTCTGTTTCGTCACTTCCGAAAAGTGGTTACTTCATGCACACTTACAAATTTCTGCTTAATCAATTATTTGCCTTTGTTAGGGAAGAagtttttattctcttgttgTGTGCTGTCTGATTTTGGCCATTCTCTGGTTGCAGTTCTCAAGGAATTATGCCACTACTACTGggcaaaaggaaaagaaagttaGGGTAAGTGAAGTTGTCAGTTTTACGAATTGACTTGCATCGAACATTCAAgttaatatatagatgaaataTGCACTGTACTCTTTCAGCCATATCATTCCCATGTTTATTACTGTTTGACTTAACCTTATATTCTGATTTGGGGAATGGCAGTTGGCAGAGTATGCTGACTAAATTGTTACTCTTTTCTCTGTTTAAGTATTTTAAGTATAAACATGGATGTGTATTCCAAAAGCAAGTGTAAGGTGTCGCCACTGGACTTATAGTGAATTAGTGCCTCATCCCCCTTCATTAATGGGGTGATCTTGGCTTAACCAATGAGAGGAGAGGGATTAAGGAGGGTAAAGGGCCTAAAGTCTACTGCATTTGGTTGCCTTAAGTTATCGTTTGGTCCCGTCAGAAAGAAACGAGCGGtgttttgaagatagggagcatACGATGgcggagcttcagaatttttttgtacacactttaatgctttggttttcagccattgttcttaatggaaacaatgcACATGACTTATTGTCTTTAATCTCTtgatcttagaatgtatttaggtgttcttttgtatacttattGTGTATACgggttatgcctatttcattcgtatcaataaatttacttataaaaaaaaaaaaaaattatggtttgGTCCCAAAAAGAGAAGTTTGAGGTTTCAATAGTCAACATTTCTCTTGTAGATGTAACTCAATATGTTGCAGCGGACAATgaaattcatttttctcttaattgaaatctatttattgattttttatttcactCATCCGATCCCttcttatcaatatttttttatttatattgctCTGTTTCTTTTCCACGGAATTATAGGTGCCTCTAGCTTTATTTGGGGGAACCGGAAACTATGCATCTGCATTGTACCTTGCGggatttaaagaaaattgtCTAGAAAAGGTTGAGGCTGAACTTCTTGACCTTGTTGAGGCTTTAAAGAAAAGTCCTACCTTTTCTCAGTTCACAAAGGACCTCACAGTCCCGGCAGATGTCAGAGTGAAGGCTATCCAGGAAATTGCAAATGAAGCTAAATTTTCAGAGGTGACAAAGCGTTTCTTGGGTATGATATGTAGCTCCATCATTATTCTTCCCCTTCATGTCTCTTGTGAAGTGTTTGGTTTGAGAGAAATAGCCATTTGGTGGAGGGTGTGGAAATATTCCTGCAGTATGATTGTTCTTCACCATTTAGTTTTGATGTCTGCTTCATCTAGATCTGTTGTTAAGATGTATTTCTTTGGGTTTTTGGTTGTTTCTAGCTTTTGATTTCTACCATTTccttccattttttgttttttaataagtatttcctttcttattttgtttttttaataaggcctggtttggataatgaaagccctcatctcatctcattccatctcatctcatctcattccatctcatctcaatatccaaacaccacaaacacacacacttttcaatttcaaatcttcaactttttcatctaatcattacctaatcattataactttcccaaacttcaaaacaaaacacaaaaataaaaaaataaaaaaaactttttcaacttccaaaataaaaataatattaaaaaaattatagtataacaatattttactttttaatattttattcaacttttttctctttcctttcccaaaatcccataaaatattttagctcaaacaatttctaactcatctcaactcaactatTTCTCTACTTCACACTCTCAACTtcctttcccccttttttttttttttgccccaGGCGCTCCTTCCTTGCAGTTTTCCCCCCCACATCCTGTGTACTAGAGTTGTGCACATTTTTCCTTGTCTTAATTTTACACTCCTAGAAAATGTAGGTCAGTTAGGGAATTTCAGAATGACAAGTTGACTGTTTTCATTTAGTGAGCAAACTCTATGCCCTCATTTTACGTTCCCTCAAGCATTGCATGTGCTTTCACCTGCTTCTTTGTAAAAGAAACCATGTCCACGCCACCGCTTTTGCTTTGATCAATTTCACAGATGGAACAAAGTTAATTTTCCATGCTTAATTTGCACACTGGGGAGCTTGAGAATGCAATACAGTCAAAATGCTTGTTGTAACATGCTATGGTGTTTGTCTTTGAAGGTTTGCCTCAATGAACTTGATgtgaaattaattttctttttagcatTCTGGGAGGTTTTTAATATTGCTGGGCTCCATTGTGAGCTAAATGGGTAAAGTTTTTGGTCTTAGTATGATAGAAAGGAAATTGCTTCAAATTGGAAAGAGAAGTCTGGATATTGTTTCCAGGTACATCGTTCGAGTTCATTATAATCCAATCCTAGCAAGAGAGGATTCTGGTCAAGTGTAGGAGATGATGGTGATTCAGTTGATTATTTTTGGTATAAACATAGTGCATCAACTTCTATAAACAAAAACAGGGTCATTTATACTAAGATGTTTTTTCCCCGCCGGGGGGGTTAAACATATTTAGTTTTGATGTAAGCTCGTAGCTTCTTCGAGGTTGTCTAGGAATGTCACCTTCTCTTAGTCGTCTTTGTGCCAGTGTTATTGATTGGTGCCTAAAAGTAGCCATTTACTTGATACCTAGTGAAATATTGTACTGTGGATTCCCTGCTGCAGCTTGAATTTCCTGCTTTCTAGagtgtagtaggtatttcctttatatacatcctgtgtacttgggctgtgcctattcttggtaataaaatttcttattaattaaaaaaaaaaaagttatcgtAGGGCAAAAGGTGGTGCTAGTGTTCTCAATTTTTGGTTGAACTTAAGAATTATACTTGTTCTGTTCATTATGCCGATACACCACTTTAGTGCATATGCTTGCAGTAATCTTACTTAGACATACTACA contains:
- the LOC109001540 gene encoding ATP synthase subunit O, mitochondrial-like; this translates as MALAARIRSGLPLLSKALHSAPFPVPRSALALSNSEFSRNYATTTGQKEKKVRVPLALFGGTGNYASALYLAGFKENCLEKVEAELLDLVEALKKSPTFSQFTKDLTVPADVRVKAIQEIANEAKFSEVTKRFLVVLADNGRLRYIDSITKRFLELTMALRGEVKAVVITVIPLPPEEEKELKETLQDIIGHGKKVKLEQKIDPRILGGLVVDFGHKVFDMSIKTRAQQMERFLREPVNSGSL